From Aythya fuligula isolate bAytFul2 chromosome 20, bAytFul2.pri, whole genome shotgun sequence, a single genomic window includes:
- the NCBP3 gene encoding nuclear cap-binding protein subunit 3 isoform X2, with translation MAAVRGLRISVKAEAAESRGPEPEPMEVEEGELDAIPVRRSLRELLPDTSRRYENKAGSFITGIDVTSKEAIEKKEQRAKRFHFRAEVNLAQRNVALDRDMMKKAIPKVRLDTIYICGVDEMSTQDIFAYFKEYPPAHIEWLDDTSCNVVWLDEVTATRALINMSSLPDQEKTKSRENNEEKTAEKNKKGKQEESSDDEAEEGEVEDEHPSDVELDALSQVEEDSLLRNDLRPANKLAKGNKLFMRFATKDDKKELGAARRSQYYMKYGNPNYGGMKGILSNSWKRRYHSRRIHRDVIKKRTLIGDDVGLTPPYKHRHSGLVNVPEEPIEEEEEEEEDQDMDEDDRVVVEYRDELQPFKQSRERSAARRSSASTSDSDEMDYDLELKMISTPSPKKSMKMTMYADEVESQLKNIRNSMRADSIATSNVKNRIGSKGSSEKVVDVRLLLEEKRQHNNGPRQQNSTVKSDVRQRLGKRPHSPEVKPPSSTSAPRREPISDVHSRLGIPKQDVKGLYSDTREKKSGNLWTRLGSAPKTQEKTSDKPENSVTSPEEEDSELQRVWGALIKEKEQSRQKKSRLDNLPSLQIEISRESSSGSDTES, from the exons ATGGCGGCCGTGCGGGGCCTGCGGATCTCGGTGAAGGCTGAGGCGGCGGAGTCCCGCGGCCCCGAGCCCGAGCCGATGGAAGTAGAAGAAGGCGAGCTGGACGCCATCCCCGTGAGGCGCTCGCTCCGGGAGCTCCTCCCG gacACTAGTAGGAGGtatgaaaacaaagctggaaGTTTCATTACTGGAATAGATGTAACATCCAAG gAAGCAAttgagaaaaaggaacaaagagcAAAACGCTTTCATTTCCGAGCTGAGGTGAATCTTGCCCAAAGGAATGTAGCGCTGGATCGGGACATGATGAAGAAAG CAATTCCTAAAGTGAGACTGGACACAATTTACATTTGTGGGGTGGATGAAATGAGTACACAGGACATCTTTGCCTATTTCAAAGAATATCCTCCTGCTCATATAGAGTGGTTAGATGATACATCAT GTAATGTGGTCTGGCTTGATGAAGTAACAGCAACACGGGCTCTAATAAATATGAGTTCCTTGCCTGatcaggagaaaacaaaaagcagagaaaacaatgaagagaagacagctgaaaaaaacaagaaag gaaaacaggaagaaagttCTGATGATGAGGCAGAAGAAGGAGAGGTAGAGGATGAGCATCCAAGTGATGTTGAG TTGGATGCCCTGTCCCAGGTAGAAGAGGATTCTCTCCTGCGTAATGATCTTCGCCCTGCCAATAAACTGGCTAAAGGAAACAAGCTATTCATGAGATTTGCTACTAAAG atgacaaaaaagagctgggagctgcaaggCGAAGCCAATATTACATGAAATACGGCAATCCCAATTATGGAGGCATGAAGGGGATTCTTAGTAATTCTTG GAAACGAAGATACCATTCACGACGAATCCACCGGGATGTCATAAAGAAGAGGACGCTTATTGGGGATGATGTTGGCTTAACTCCTCCTTATAAACATCGTCATTCAG GCTTAGTAAATGTTCCTGAGGAGCCTattgaggaggaagaggaggaagaagaagatcAGGATATGGATGAAGATGACAGAGTTGTTGTAGAATACCGTGATGAACTGCAACCTTTCAAACAGTCTCGAGAACGCAGTGCAGCAAGACGATCAAGTGCAAGTACATCTGATTCTGATGAAATGGACTATGATCTTGAATTGAAAATGATATCAACCCCCTCTCCCAAAAAGAGCATGAAAATGACAATGTATGCAGATGAGGTGGAATCgcaactgaaaaatattag gaattcTATGCGAGCAGATAGCATAGCAACCAGTAATGTCAAAAACCGGATTGGCAGTAAAGGATCATCGGAGAAAGTTGTAGATGTAAGACTACTGTTAGAAGAAAAACGTCAGCATAATAATGGGCCACGCCAGCAAAACAGCACTGTAAAATCAG ATGTGCGGCAAAGACTGGGAAAAAGACCCCATTCTCCAGAAGTTAAGCCTCCAAGCAGTACTTCTGCTCCTCGTCGAGAACCGATATCTGATGTACACAGCCGGTTAGGAATCCCCAAACAGGATGTAAAAGGCCTCTACTCTGATaccagagagaagaaatcag GTAATTTATGGACCCGATTAGGGTCTGCTCCGAAGACGCAAGAAAAGACTTCAGATAAACCTGAAAACTCTGTGACATCTCCAGAGGAGGAGGATTCAGAGCTCCAAAGGGTTTGGGGTGCTctcattaaggaaaaagaacagtCTCGACAAAAAAAGAGTCGATTGGATAATTTACCGTCTCTACAAATTGAAATCAGCCGGGAAAGCAGTTCTGGATCAGATACTGAATCATGA
- the NCBP3 gene encoding nuclear cap-binding protein subunit 3 isoform X1, which translates to MAAVRGLRISVKAEAAESRGPEPEPMEVEEGELDAIPVRRSLRELLPVRDGQGARRRDRLLRGGRDTSRRYENKAGSFITGIDVTSKEAIEKKEQRAKRFHFRAEVNLAQRNVALDRDMMKKAIPKVRLDTIYICGVDEMSTQDIFAYFKEYPPAHIEWLDDTSCNVVWLDEVTATRALINMSSLPDQEKTKSRENNEEKTAEKNKKGKQEESSDDEAEEGEVEDEHPSDVELDALSQVEEDSLLRNDLRPANKLAKGNKLFMRFATKDDKKELGAARRSQYYMKYGNPNYGGMKGILSNSWKRRYHSRRIHRDVIKKRTLIGDDVGLTPPYKHRHSGLVNVPEEPIEEEEEEEEDQDMDEDDRVVVEYRDELQPFKQSRERSAARRSSASTSDSDEMDYDLELKMISTPSPKKSMKMTMYADEVESQLKNIRNSMRADSIATSNVKNRIGSKGSSEKVVDVRLLLEEKRQHNNGPRQQNSTVKSDVRQRLGKRPHSPEVKPPSSTSAPRREPISDVHSRLGIPKQDVKGLYSDTREKKSGNLWTRLGSAPKTQEKTSDKPENSVTSPEEEDSELQRVWGALIKEKEQSRQKKSRLDNLPSLQIEISRESSSGSDTES; encoded by the exons ATGGCGGCCGTGCGGGGCCTGCGGATCTCGGTGAAGGCTGAGGCGGCGGAGTCCCGCGGCCCCGAGCCCGAGCCGATGGAAGTAGAAGAAGGCGAGCTGGACGCCATCCCCGTGAGGCGCTCGCTCCGGGAGCTCCTCCCGGTGAGGGACGGGCAGGGGGCGCGAAGGAGGGACCGGCTCCTGAGGGGGGGCAGG gacACTAGTAGGAGGtatgaaaacaaagctggaaGTTTCATTACTGGAATAGATGTAACATCCAAG gAAGCAAttgagaaaaaggaacaaagagcAAAACGCTTTCATTTCCGAGCTGAGGTGAATCTTGCCCAAAGGAATGTAGCGCTGGATCGGGACATGATGAAGAAAG CAATTCCTAAAGTGAGACTGGACACAATTTACATTTGTGGGGTGGATGAAATGAGTACACAGGACATCTTTGCCTATTTCAAAGAATATCCTCCTGCTCATATAGAGTGGTTAGATGATACATCAT GTAATGTGGTCTGGCTTGATGAAGTAACAGCAACACGGGCTCTAATAAATATGAGTTCCTTGCCTGatcaggagaaaacaaaaagcagagaaaacaatgaagagaagacagctgaaaaaaacaagaaag gaaaacaggaagaaagttCTGATGATGAGGCAGAAGAAGGAGAGGTAGAGGATGAGCATCCAAGTGATGTTGAG TTGGATGCCCTGTCCCAGGTAGAAGAGGATTCTCTCCTGCGTAATGATCTTCGCCCTGCCAATAAACTGGCTAAAGGAAACAAGCTATTCATGAGATTTGCTACTAAAG atgacaaaaaagagctgggagctgcaaggCGAAGCCAATATTACATGAAATACGGCAATCCCAATTATGGAGGCATGAAGGGGATTCTTAGTAATTCTTG GAAACGAAGATACCATTCACGACGAATCCACCGGGATGTCATAAAGAAGAGGACGCTTATTGGGGATGATGTTGGCTTAACTCCTCCTTATAAACATCGTCATTCAG GCTTAGTAAATGTTCCTGAGGAGCCTattgaggaggaagaggaggaagaagaagatcAGGATATGGATGAAGATGACAGAGTTGTTGTAGAATACCGTGATGAACTGCAACCTTTCAAACAGTCTCGAGAACGCAGTGCAGCAAGACGATCAAGTGCAAGTACATCTGATTCTGATGAAATGGACTATGATCTTGAATTGAAAATGATATCAACCCCCTCTCCCAAAAAGAGCATGAAAATGACAATGTATGCAGATGAGGTGGAATCgcaactgaaaaatattag gaattcTATGCGAGCAGATAGCATAGCAACCAGTAATGTCAAAAACCGGATTGGCAGTAAAGGATCATCGGAGAAAGTTGTAGATGTAAGACTACTGTTAGAAGAAAAACGTCAGCATAATAATGGGCCACGCCAGCAAAACAGCACTGTAAAATCAG ATGTGCGGCAAAGACTGGGAAAAAGACCCCATTCTCCAGAAGTTAAGCCTCCAAGCAGTACTTCTGCTCCTCGTCGAGAACCGATATCTGATGTACACAGCCGGTTAGGAATCCCCAAACAGGATGTAAAAGGCCTCTACTCTGATaccagagagaagaaatcag GTAATTTATGGACCCGATTAGGGTCTGCTCCGAAGACGCAAGAAAAGACTTCAGATAAACCTGAAAACTCTGTGACATCTCCAGAGGAGGAGGATTCAGAGCTCCAAAGGGTTTGGGGTGCTctcattaaggaaaaagaacagtCTCGACAAAAAAAGAGTCGATTGGATAATTTACCGTCTCTACAAATTGAAATCAGCCGGGAAAGCAGTTCTGGATCAGATACTGAATCATGA
- the CRK gene encoding adapter molecule crk isoform X2 — protein sequence MAGQFDAEDRASWYWGRLSRAEAVSLLQGQRHGTFLVRDSGTIPGDFVLSVSESSRVSHYIVNSLGPAGGRRAGGEGPGAPGLNPTRFRIGDQEFDSLPLLLEFYKIHYLDTTTLIEPIPPRPRQNSGVILRQEEAEYVRALFDFNGNDEEDLPFKKGDILKIRDKPEEQWWNAEDCDGKRGMIPVPYVEKYRPSSASVSTLIGGR from the exons ATGGCCGGGCAGTTCGACGCCGAGGACCGGGCGAGTTGGTATTGGGGGCGGCTGAGCCGGGCCGAGGCGGTGTCGTTGCTTCAGGGGCAGCGCCACGGCACCTTCCTGGTGCGCGACTCCGGCACCATCCCGGGGGACTTCGTGCTGTCGGTGTCCGAGAGCTCCCGAGTCTCGCACTACATCGTCAACAGCCTGGGGCCGGCGGGAGGCCGGCGAGCCGGCGGCGAGGGCCCCGGGGCCCCGG GGTTGAATCCCACCAGATTTCGAATAGGTGACCAGGAGTTTGATTCTTTGCCACTTTTACTGGAATTCTACAAAATACACTATTTGGACACTACAACCTTGATAGAACCAATCCCCCCCCGACCCAGGCAGAATAGCGGCGTTATCCTCAGACAGGAGGAAGCTGAGTATGTGCGAGCTCTCTTTGACTTTAATGGAAATGATGAAGAAGATCTTCCATTTAAGAAAGGAGACATACTGAAAATCCGGGATAAACCTGAAGAGCAGTGGTGGAATGCAGAAGACTGCGACGGGAAGAGGGGAATGATACCTGTTCCTTACGTCGAGAAGTATAGACCTTCCTCTGCTTCAGTATCTACTCTGATTGGAG GTCGGTGA
- the CRK gene encoding adapter molecule crk isoform X1, giving the protein MAGQFDAEDRASWYWGRLSRAEAVSLLQGQRHGTFLVRDSGTIPGDFVLSVSESSRVSHYIVNSLGPAGGRRAGGEGPGAPGLNPTRFRIGDQEFDSLPLLLEFYKIHYLDTTTLIEPIPPRPRQNSGVILRQEEAEYVRALFDFNGNDEEDLPFKKGDILKIRDKPEEQWWNAEDCDGKRGMIPVPYVEKYRPSSASVSTLIGGNQDSSHPQPLGGPEPGPYAQPSINTPLPNLQNGPIYARVIQKRVPNAYDKTALALEVGELVKVTKINVSGQWEGECNGKRGHFPFTHVRLLDQQNPDEDFS; this is encoded by the exons ATGGCCGGGCAGTTCGACGCCGAGGACCGGGCGAGTTGGTATTGGGGGCGGCTGAGCCGGGCCGAGGCGGTGTCGTTGCTTCAGGGGCAGCGCCACGGCACCTTCCTGGTGCGCGACTCCGGCACCATCCCGGGGGACTTCGTGCTGTCGGTGTCCGAGAGCTCCCGAGTCTCGCACTACATCGTCAACAGCCTGGGGCCGGCGGGAGGCCGGCGAGCCGGCGGCGAGGGCCCCGGGGCCCCGG GGTTGAATCCCACCAGATTTCGAATAGGTGACCAGGAGTTTGATTCTTTGCCACTTTTACTGGAATTCTACAAAATACACTATTTGGACACTACAACCTTGATAGAACCAATCCCCCCCCGACCCAGGCAGAATAGCGGCGTTATCCTCAGACAGGAGGAAGCTGAGTATGTGCGAGCTCTCTTTGACTTTAATGGAAATGATGAAGAAGATCTTCCATTTAAGAAAGGAGACATACTGAAAATCCGGGATAAACCTGAAGAGCAGTGGTGGAATGCAGAAGACTGCGACGGGAAGAGGGGAATGATACCTGTTCCTTACGTCGAGAAGTATAGACCTTCCTCTGCTTCAGTATCTACTCTGATTGGAGGTAACCAGGATAGTTCCCACCCACAACCACTGGGTGGGCCGGAGCCAGGGCCCTATGCCCAGCCCAGCATCAACACTCCGCTCCCTAACCTTCAGAATGGCCCTATTTATGCCCGGGTTATCCAGAAGCGAGTCCCTAATGCCTACGACAAGACAGCCTTGGCTTTGGAG GTCGGTGAGCTGGTAAAGGTCACAAAGATTAACGTGAGTGGTCAGTGGGAAGGAGAATGTAACGGCAAACGTGGTCACTTTCCATTCACGCATGTCCGCCTGCTGGATCAACAGAATCCCGATGAGGACTTCAGCTGA